The DNA window caggacactagtttgaggcccccgccttgatatgaaagtttaatgtttgatatggatgctgtatggtatcatgtacccagaaaaaattattacgtttgattaatgttcatgttaaaggttaaataactgttaatagttatcctccctatccgtgtggaagtggtaagtttttggctatttaagtttaaaggaaataacttgaaggctaccgtttaggtcgctagctctctagtttgcgagttagcatgtgtctcaagaccctgcagttgcgcaatatgttgtaaataaaaagagtataaatgtgactatagtcgtgttttgtcatgtctacagggctctaataatgctttgttaattttaatctgaaaaaaaaaattgtctatttgctgttttattgttattattatatttatttatttattactgattgattgattttctttattcttgatttgtttatttatttttcatcttattttgtgtagaaaaataaaaagtaagatatttgagaacagtggaatgttttatcagagcttttattgtagaaaatcgaaaccaaagcaaagtttattcatttttctgtttttaataaatgcgttttttgggttttttttttttttggaaaacctgatgcggcccagtctcgcccagaccctagctctagtggcccccaagtaaattgagtttgagacccctgagctagagcctatcacagctgactttggatgCAATTTTGTCTCCTAATATCTATTCATTTCATGTGGAGAGCAGTTGGACAGGATATGAGCACTCCAGCTTCTGTGGACAGCAATTTGTGTTAGAGAGAGGCGAATATCCGCACTGGGAATCTTGGAGCGGCAGCAACGCCTACCACACCGAGAGGATGATGTCCTTCCGCCCCATCTGCTCTGCTGTGAGTCTATACCGTTGATTCAAAGATTAAACAGCTGACTCACTTGTCATTAGAGATGAGCGAACCGCTAAAAATAGGCCTTTTACGATGGTTACTAATATGGaccatacatgtgtgtgtagaACCACAAGGGTTCTAAGATGGTGGTGTATGAGAAAGAGAACTTCATGGGACGCCAGTGGGAGATAAGCGACGACTACCCGTCACTGCAGGCTATGGGCTGGGGAACCAATGAGATTGGATCCATGCACGTTCAGAGCGGGGCGTAAGTTGATGATGTAAGGCCTACAGTACATATCAAACACCAGTGACCTCATCTTCTTCTTGTTCCAGGTGGGTGTGCTACCAGTTCCCTGGTTATCGTGGTTACCAGTACATCATGGAGTGTGATCGGCATGGCGGCGAGTACAAACATTACAGAGAATGGGGCTCCCATGCTCAGTCATTTCAGGTGCAGTCGCTGCGTCGCATCCAGCAATGAGACCTCCTCTTCTTTaaaagtcttcctcctccttcttctcctccctcCTTTATAATCATTCCAGCACTTCCCCGGTGCTTCTCTTCCAAGATGTCTACTACTGATTTGTTGTGTTGCGAGATGGAAATGAAAAGACAGGATTGAATGGAACTGGAgtgtgagagagaaagagagcagCAGTGGAGAAAAACTGGTGACCCACTGAGAGCGATAAATGAAAGTGTCTTGAGATGTTTGTCAAGTTATGAGGGCAAGAAAATGGACAACTCCAAATAAAGAATATAACTTCATGCTTGTTAAGTATATTTCAATCCGGTGTTCATTCCCACACACATTAGCTACACTTGCATTATGCAAACCaaacattttaactttaatagaatggcctttattgtcattatacaagatgtacagtttaacaagatatatacaagatatccaagatatacacataatattgcacaggagcagatatgtattgcagacattcattcattcattcattcattcattttctactgcttatcctcacaagggtcgcgggggtgctggagcctatcccagctgtcttcgggcgagaggcagggtacaccctggacaggtcgccagccaatcacagggcacatatagacaaacaaccattcacgctcacattcatacctatggacaatttggagtcgctaattaacctagcatgtttttggaatgtgggaggaaaccggagtacccggagaaaacccacgcatgcacggggagaacatgcaaactccacacagagatggccgagggtggaattgaaccctggtagctgtgaggtctgcacgctaaccactcgaccgccgtggtATTGCAGACATATTTCAGATATAttcattttagtgcaatgatgaatggtgtatacagatgagtaaaagtcacatatgaATGTATTGTATTGAGCGTATTAACCATGCATCATACTTACATCCATACACACGACATACatgtttctttgttgttttattttatttctacaatatgcTGATAGCCAGCAGAAAAAAAGTGCAGACTGCAAAGGGCCCctgtttttac is part of the Doryrhamphus excisus isolate RoL2022-K1 chromosome 8, RoL_Dexc_1.0, whole genome shotgun sequence genome and encodes:
- the cryba1a gene encoding crystallin, beta A1a, which codes for MDLNNPNLLGPWKITVYDQENFQGKRVEFTSSCHNIMESSMDNIRSLKVECGAWTGYEHSSFCGQQFVLERGEYPHWESWSGSNAYHTERMMSFRPICSANHKGSKMVVYEKENFMGRQWEISDDYPSLQAMGWGTNEIGSMHVQSGAWVCYQFPGYRGYQYIMECDRHGGEYKHYREWGSHAQSFQVQSLRRIQQ